The Candidatus Acididesulfobacter guangdongensis region ATCATGGAGGATAATTTAACATATGAATGCCATTAATGAGTTAGATTATATTGATATTTTTGAGATAAAAAAACATCTTAAAACAAATTTTATAGGAAAAAATATATTTTACGAAGAAAAAGTAGGTTCTACGAACTTAATGGCGAGGGAGCTTGCTGTTAAAGGTGCTAAGAACGGTACTGTGGTTATTGCCGATACACAGGACAAAGGCAAAGGCAGAAACGGAAAAATATGGACGTCCCCTAAGGCATGCAATATATATCTGTCTATTATATTGAAACCCAAGTTCACTCCTGAAGCTGCCAACGGCATGACTATTCTGGCGGCAACGGCAGCTGCGGAATCTATCAAAGAAATTTCCTCTATTACTCCGCAAATTAAATGGCCTAACGATATTTTAGTAAATTCAAAAAAGGTCTCCGGAATTTTGACGGAAATGAGCACTCAAAATAATATTATAGAATATATTATCATAGGAATAGGTATTAATGTTAATCTTAAAGAAGAAGATATTTACGAAGATATAAAAAATGTAGCTACGTCTTTATATATCGAAAGAACAAAGGAACTCAAGCAATTAAACGAAGATAACCTATTTATAAACAGAAATAATTTGATAATAAGTTTTCTTAATAAATTTGAGAAATATTATGAAACGTTCCTATCCACCGGTTTGTCGTCGATACTGCAAATTTATCAAAAATATTTTGGAATGATAGGAAAAGATGTGGAAATAAATAGTGAAAATCACAAGATTAAAGGTCAGGTTGTCGGTATAGATTCCAAAGGAGCATTATTGTTAAAAACCGGCGAAAATGAATTAGAAAAAGTGGTTTCCGGCGAGTTGACCGTTTTGTTATAACTTATTAATTTATTAATAGGTTATAACAAACATATTATTGCAGGTTTATTGCCGGCTTAATATTGAAAATTAATAGTCTAATAGTTTTTTAATACCTTATGTTTTTATCCTGCGATATCGGCAATACAGACACCGTATTCGGTGTTTATAATAATTCAGACGGCAATTACAATGATGAAGAGAAAGATATATTCAGGGTGTATAGGATTTTGACTTCTGAAATATGTTCAGAACGGGATATTTTCAGCACATTAAACAGATTATTTTTTAATGATGGCATCAGCATAAGCGATATAGAATATATTTGTGTATCTTCGGTAGTTCCATCCCAAAATAAATTTTATAAATTGTTTTGCAGTCTGTTAAACTGCCGTGCAATTTTTATTTCTTCGGTTTCAAAAACAGGTATTAATCTAATAGTTGAAAACCCTGAGAAATTAGGTGCAGACCGCATTGTCAACGCAAGCTACGCATATCATCTAAGCAAAGAATTTCAAATAATAGTTGATATAGGAACAGCATTAAAAATTGATATCGTTGATGCAGCGGGAAATTTTAAAGGAGGCATTATATTTCCCGGGTTAAAAACTCTTGCAGTGTGTCTTAATGAGAAAACAGCATTGCTTCCGCCGATAAATATAAATGAACTGAGCCGCAACAAAAACAGCGGCAATGTCCTGAACAGTGACAATAAAGACGTTAATAACGGTTTCAGCGAAAATTATAATGACAGCGGCAATGAAGGTAACGAAACTGATATTAATAGCAATGATACTATACAGTTAATAGGCGACAATACAATTAAAGCAATACAGTCGGGATTATTATACGGCACTATATTTCTGATAGAAGGTTTTATAAAAGAAATTCAGAAGCAATATAACAAAACGGAATGCAAAGTTATTTTTACCGGCGGATTATCTAATATTATCGCTGATAAATGCAGGATGAAAGGCTTAAAAATAATTGACGGTTTGTGGACGATAAAAGGTTTAAAATTTTTATATAAACTTAATACGGCAGTCTAAATTTCAAACGTAAGACCGTCAAAAGACGGAAAAATATTTGGCGGCAGGCTGGCGGACAGTTTTTCGTATTCGATTTTATGTCCCATATGCATCAGATAAGTAAACTTCGGCTTCAGTATATTTGATATTTCAATAGCCTTGGCTACGGTCAAATGCGTGGGATGTTCGTCATATCTGAGAGCGTCAATCATAAGTACTTTGATGCCTTGCAGCAATTTAAAAGATTCTTCCGGTATTTTTGAAACATCGGTCAGATATGCTAAGTCTTTTATTCTATAACCGTTTATCAGCTGATTGCCGTGAAAAACAGGGACAGATTGAATATCTATATTTTTAAAATTAATTTTATTGTCAATTATAACATTTGGTATCAAATCAGGCTTGCTGGATTGCGCCTTTTTTTTAAAAATGTAATCAAATCTTGTCGTTATAGTTTCTATATCTTTTTCTGATGCATATATGGGAATTGCCCCTTTTTTAATATAATTGAACATTCTTAAATCATCAATCCCGAATAAATGGTCGGCATGCGTATGGGTGTATAACACTAAGTCTATCTTGAGAATATTAAATTTTAAAGCCTGAGCTCTTAAGTCCGGCGTTGTATCTATGAGACAGTTGACATCATTTTCTGTTATAAGTATGGACGGTCTTAATCTTTTATTTTTTGGATTTTCAGAAGTACATACTTCGCAATTGCAACCTATTAAAGGCACTCCTGTTGATGTTCCGCTGCCGAGCACGAGTATTTTCATTTATTTAAACTACGAAACTATGTATTATATTATATATTATTAACGCATATAATTACGGTTAATTTATTATATCAGCTAAATGTTGTATAATTATCGTATGACCGGCAGCAATACAACAATGCAGCCGGACATTTACATTTTATTATAAAATAAATCGCTTGGCAAGTTTTATGAAGCAAAATCTACAAAACATTTTTAAAAAATTAATAGAAAATAACCTGTATTCTTATTATAAATAATGAAAAATAAAAATAAACTTCCTGCAGAAAAAACGCGTATCAAAAGAGAAATAATTTTTATTTTTATCGGAATATTTTTAGTTATTGTTTCTACTTTTGTAGAAACAAGAATGCTTTCGTTCGCGGATGTTTCTATAACTTCAAAAATTATTGTTTACGCATATATCAATGTAACTATAATTTTATTTTTTTTAATGCTGTTTTTGATTATAAGAAACATTATAAAACTTTTTTTAGACAAACGAAAGAACGCACTTGGTTCAAAATTGCGCTCTAAACTTGTCGCTTTATTTGTATTAGTAAGTCTTATACCTTCTTTTTTTATGTTTGCGGTTATAATTGCCGCTGGATTTTTTGCTAATGGGATTAACAAATGGTACGTCCCGGGCATTGAAAAAACTATGGGATATTCGCTGAAAATAGCAAAGTTTTTAGATAGCCATAAGCCGACTAATAATATATATAAATATGCTCGGCGCAATTCCGTTCATTCAGCTAACTCAATATCTACAGATAAAATAGATAGAATAAACAGAATGGCTGACTATATAAAGCATTTTTATGCAGAATATTGGCAGGTCGGATTCTTAAAAAATCCTATAGAAACAACATATTTTATCTTATTCTCAACTTTTACCCTTCTTATTCTGTTTATTTCTATATGGGTTGGATTTTATCTTTCCAAAAAAATAACAGAACCGATAATAAACCTTGTCAAAGGAACGGAAAAAATAGCTTCAGGCGAGTTAGACGTAAATATTAATTCGGGTTCCGACGATGAGATAGGTATGCTTATAAATTCATTTAATAATATGGCTAAGGATCTTAAGAAAAATAAAGAAATCATTGAAAATGCCAATCTGAATCTTAAAAACATCAATACTGAAATTGAAAGAAGAAGAAAATATATAGAAATTATTTTAAAAAATATAGGCACCGGCGTTATTACTATTGACTCTTCCGGAAAGATTAAAACAATAAACAATGCGGCAGAATATATGTTTCAGGTTAATTTTCAGGAAGCAGCAAATAAAAACTATAAAGACGTTTTCAGCAAGATTACTTTTTCTGAAATAAGGGAAATTATAAAAAATCTCGCTAAAAATAATAAAGAAGAAAGTATTACAAAAGAAATGAAATTAAATATAAACGGTAAATTGCATGTTTATATTATTAATGTTACGGTAATGAAAGATGAAAAAGATTCTTATATAGGATTTATCATAGTTATCAATGATACCACCGATATGATGAAAGCGCAGAGAATAGCCGCATGGGAAGAAGTTGCAAAGAGAATTGCGCATGAAATAAAAAACCCCTTAACGCCGATAAAATTGTCTGCCCAGAGATTAAAAAGAAAATTCGGAGACAAATTAGAATATGATAATAAAATTTTCAACGATTCTATTGATATTATAATTAAAGAAGTTGATGATTTAAAAGGTCTTGTAGATGAATTTTCTTTATATGCCAGACTGCCTAAGGCAAATTTTAATTATGCCGATGTAAATTTATTAATAGAAGAATCTTTTTC contains the following coding sequences:
- a CDS encoding biotin--[acetyl-CoA-carboxylase] ligase — its product is MNAINELDYIDIFEIKKHLKTNFIGKNIFYEEKVGSTNLMARELAVKGAKNGTVVIADTQDKGKGRNGKIWTSPKACNIYLSIILKPKFTPEAANGMTILAATAAAESIKEISSITPQIKWPNDILVNSKKVSGILTEMSTQNNIIEYIIIGIGINVNLKEEDIYEDIKNVATSLYIERTKELKQLNEDNLFINRNNLIISFLNKFEKYYETFLSTGLSSILQIYQKYFGMIGKDVEINSENHKIKGQVVGIDSKGALLLKTGENELEKVVSGELTVLL
- a CDS encoding MBL fold metallo-hydrolase — its product is MKILVLGSGTSTGVPLIGCNCEVCTSENPKNKRLRPSILITENDVNCLIDTTPDLRAQALKFNILKIDLVLYTHTHADHLFGIDDLRMFNYIKKGAIPIYASEKDIETITTRFDYIFKKKAQSSKPDLIPNVIIDNKINFKNIDIQSVPVFHGNQLINGYRIKDLAYLTDVSKIPEESFKLLQGIKVLMIDALRYDEHPTHLTVAKAIEISNILKPKFTYLMHMGHKIEYEKLSASLPPNIFPSFDGLTFEI
- a CDS encoding type III pantothenate kinase, giving the protein MFLSCDIGNTDTVFGVYNNSDGNYNDEEKDIFRVYRILTSEICSERDIFSTLNRLFFNDGISISDIEYICVSSVVPSQNKFYKLFCSLLNCRAIFISSVSKTGINLIVENPEKLGADRIVNASYAYHLSKEFQIIVDIGTALKIDIVDAAGNFKGGIIFPGLKTLAVCLNEKTALLPPININELSRNKNSGNVLNSDNKDVNNGFSENYNDSGNEGNETDINSNDTIQLIGDNTIKAIQSGLLYGTIFLIEGFIKEIQKQYNKTECKVIFTGGLSNIIADKCRMKGLKIIDGLWTIKGLKFLYKLNTAV
- a CDS encoding HAMP domain-containing protein → MKNKNKLPAEKTRIKREIIFIFIGIFLVIVSTFVETRMLSFADVSITSKIIVYAYINVTIILFFLMLFLIIRNIIKLFLDKRKNALGSKLRSKLVALFVLVSLIPSFFMFAVIIAAGFFANGINKWYVPGIEKTMGYSLKIAKFLDSHKPTNNIYKYARRNSVHSANSISTDKIDRINRMADYIKHFYAEYWQVGFLKNPIETTYFILFSTFTLLILFISIWVGFYLSKKITEPIINLVKGTEKIASGELDVNINSGSDDEIGMLINSFNNMAKDLKKNKEIIENANLNLKNINTEIERRRKYIEIILKNIGTGVITIDSSGKIKTINNAAEYMFQVNFQEAANKNYKDVFSKITFSEIREIIKNLAKNNKEESITKEMKLNINGKLHVYIINVTVMKDEKDSYIGFIIVINDTTDMMKAQRIAAWEEVAKRIAHEIKNPLTPIKLSAQRLKRKFGDKLEYDNKIFNDSIDIIIKEVDDLKGLVDEFSLYARLPKANFNYADVNLLIEESFSFYSNAHKNIQFIHNNNINRDIPSVYIDKLQFKRAIINILDNAVYSINTNRRHIREKGTNFIKAETFFNQESQIVMMKISDTGSGIEEENLPNIFEPYFSTKRGGTGLGLAITRNIITENHGIIYAHNISDGGAEFVIEIKLVNDI